The proteins below are encoded in one region of Streptomyces cyanogenus:
- the rpmF gene encoding 50S ribosomal protein L32, translating into MAVPKRKMSRSNTRHRRSQWKAAVPTLVACERCHEPKQQHIACPSCGTYNKRQVLEV; encoded by the coding sequence GTGGCTGTTCCGAAGCGGAAGATGTCGCGCAGCAACACGCGCCACCGCCGGTCGCAGTGGAAGGCTGCGGTCCCCACCCTGGTTGCGTGCGAGCGCTGCCACGAGCCCAAGCAGCAGCACATCGCGTGCCCGTCGTGCGGCACCTACAACAAGCGCCAGGTCCTCGAGGTCTGA
- a CDS encoding LLM class flavin-dependent oxidoreductase: protein MPVTVVRFNLVAPGAAPAALSARYRAALEMAAYADEHGIATVQTEEHHGAEDNWLPSPFTFAGAVFGATRRIAVTVSAVIGPLHDPLRLAEDIAVLDLLSGGRLVTVAGIGYRPEEYGLFGVDWQRRGRLQDELLETLLTAWTGEEFDHRGRRVRLTPRPYTDPHPLLLVGGSSRAAARRAARLGLPFFPSAHLPELEAYYKEKLTEYGTEGWTMMPAAETPLLHLAEDPDRAWAEYGGHFLHEARTYASWQSAGIRSAVRSGATTVAELRAEGVYRILTPQQCVAQGLDSLVLHPLAGGMPVEEGWRSLRLFAEQVLPALSK from the coding sequence ATGCCCGTCACGGTCGTACGCTTCAACCTCGTCGCCCCCGGCGCCGCGCCCGCCGCCCTGTCCGCCCGCTACCGGGCCGCCCTGGAGATGGCCGCGTACGCCGACGAGCACGGCATCGCCACCGTGCAGACCGAGGAGCACCACGGCGCCGAGGACAACTGGCTGCCGTCGCCGTTCACCTTCGCGGGTGCGGTGTTCGGGGCGACCCGCCGGATCGCGGTGACGGTGTCGGCGGTGATCGGCCCGCTGCACGACCCGCTGCGGCTGGCCGAGGACATCGCCGTCCTGGACCTGCTGAGCGGCGGGCGGCTGGTGACCGTGGCGGGCATCGGTTACCGGCCCGAGGAGTACGGCCTGTTCGGCGTGGACTGGCAGCGCCGGGGCCGGCTCCAGGACGAGCTGCTGGAGACGCTGCTGACGGCCTGGACCGGCGAGGAGTTCGACCACCGGGGCCGCAGGGTACGGCTCACCCCGCGCCCGTACACCGATCCGCATCCGCTGCTGCTGGTCGGCGGCTCCTCCAGGGCCGCCGCCCGCCGGGCCGCCCGGCTGGGTCTGCCGTTCTTCCCGAGCGCGCACCTGCCGGAGCTGGAGGCGTACTACAAGGAGAAGCTCACCGAGTACGGCACCGAGGGCTGGACGATGATGCCGGCCGCCGAGACCCCGCTGCTCCACCTCGCCGAGGACCCGGACCGGGCGTGGGCCGAGTACGGCGGGCACTTCCTGCACGAGGCCCGCACCTACGCCTCCTGGCAGTCGGCCGGTATCCGCTCGGCGGTACGGTCCGGCGCCACGACCGTGGCGGAGCTGCGCGCCGAGGGCGTGTACCGGATCCTCACCCCGCAGCAGTGCGTGGCCCAGGGCCTGGACAGTCTGGTACTGCATCCGCTGGCGGGCGGGATGCCGGTGGAAGAGGGCTGGCGCAGCCTCAGGCTGTTCGCGGAGCAGGTCCTTCCGGCCCTCTCGAAGTGA
- a CDS encoding CAP domain-containing protein, whose amino-acid sequence MGRHRRSAAGRAAPGRATGGTHTQGSGSGSEDPWNSSAGGRQIPMGIAPYLNPEAYAEATTKAQAYLFATDDDPASAATGSGSGSGSGGFTPGGPSPDRRRRSRSGRPVRAGLLGVSAAVAFGTAAVAAGVVPGLDHYQLGGGTQTTGGERVQPVHSPSNTAGEQGGTSGIAEAPATTPAGGTAGHGRSPSPSASDSASASPSRSASPSPSKPASPTATPSKTAAGKSAPRTTPSERARPSAPARPSAPAKPSGAPSRTATKAPAPSSTPVTVSREAAVEAEVLKLVNEERAKAGCSPLAANSSLTKLAESFSDDMAARDFFDHTDPDGRTPWDRAAAAGVTDLGGENIARGQADAAAVMQAWMNSPGHRANILNPDFKTLGVGVHFGPDGPWWTQDFGY is encoded by the coding sequence ATGGGACGCCACCGACGCTCCGCCGCCGGCCGCGCCGCCCCGGGCCGCGCCACGGGGGGCACCCACACGCAGGGCTCCGGCTCCGGGAGCGAGGACCCCTGGAACTCGTCCGCGGGGGGCCGGCAGATACCCATGGGCATCGCGCCCTACCTGAACCCCGAGGCCTACGCCGAGGCCACCACCAAGGCTCAGGCCTATCTGTTCGCGACGGACGACGACCCCGCGTCGGCCGCAACCGGGTCGGGTTCCGGCTCCGGTTCCGGTGGCTTCACGCCCGGCGGGCCGTCCCCCGACCGTCGCCGGCGCAGCAGGTCCGGCCGGCCGGTGCGCGCGGGCCTGCTCGGTGTGTCGGCGGCCGTGGCCTTCGGTACGGCCGCGGTGGCCGCAGGCGTGGTACCCGGCCTGGACCACTACCAGCTCGGCGGCGGTACGCAGACCACCGGCGGGGAGCGGGTGCAACCCGTGCACTCCCCCAGCAACACGGCCGGCGAGCAGGGCGGCACCTCTGGCATCGCCGAGGCCCCGGCCACCACGCCCGCCGGCGGCACCGCCGGGCACGGGAGGTCCCCGAGCCCGTCGGCCTCCGACTCGGCCTCGGCCTCCCCCTCCAGGTCGGCGTCGCCGTCGCCGTCGAAACCCGCGTCCCCCACGGCGACCCCGTCGAAGACGGCGGCCGGGAAGTCCGCACCCAGGACGACCCCGTCCGAGCGCGCCAGGCCGTCCGCACCCGCCAGGCCGTCCGCGCCCGCCAAGCCGAGCGGCGCCCCGTCCCGTACGGCCACCAAGGCGCCGGCGCCGTCCTCGACGCCGGTGACGGTGTCGCGGGAGGCCGCCGTCGAGGCCGAGGTGCTGAAGCTGGTCAACGAGGAGCGGGCGAAGGCCGGCTGCAGCCCGCTGGCGGCGAACTCCTCGCTGACGAAGCTGGCCGAGTCGTTCAGCGACGACATGGCCGCGCGGGACTTCTTCGACCACACCGACCCGGACGGCAGGACACCGTGGGACCGGGCCGCTGCGGCCGGCGTCACCGATCTCGGCGGGGAGAACATAGCCCGCGGCCAGGCCGACGCGGCGGCCGTGATGCAGGCCTGGATGAACAGCCCCGGCCACCGCGCCAACATACTGAACCCCGACTTCAAGACCCTCGGCGTCGGCGTCCACTTCGGCCCGGACGGGCCTTGGTGGACGCAGGACTTCGGCTATTGA
- a CDS encoding winged helix-turn-helix transcriptional regulator, translating to MSTTTQEQDDLAYNVFAKACPSRDTLEHVTGRWGGLTLGALYEGSLRFNELRRRVDGVSEKMLSQTLHALERDGLVHREAQPTNPPRVDYELTPLGRRVAERLLALIHCVEGAMDDVLEARARYDETRGAL from the coding sequence ATGAGCACCACCACCCAGGAGCAGGACGACCTCGCGTACAACGTCTTCGCCAAGGCCTGTCCGTCACGCGACACGCTGGAGCACGTCACGGGCCGCTGGGGCGGGCTGACGCTCGGCGCGCTGTACGAGGGCTCGCTGCGCTTCAACGAGCTGCGCCGGCGCGTGGACGGGGTGAGCGAGAAGATGCTGTCCCAGACGCTGCACGCGCTGGAGCGCGACGGCCTGGTGCACCGCGAGGCCCAGCCGACGAACCCGCCCCGCGTGGACTACGAGCTGACGCCCCTGGGCCGGCGGGTCGCCGAGCGGCTGCTGGCGCTCATCCACTGCGTGGAGGGCGCGATGGACGACGTGCTGGAGGCCCGCGCCCGTTACGACGAGACGCGCGGCGCCCTCTGA
- the mutM gene encoding bifunctional DNA-formamidopyrimidine glycosylase/DNA-(apurinic or apyrimidinic site) lyase — MPELPEVEVVRRGLERWVAHRTVAETEVLHPRAVRRHVAGAEDFAHRLKGHHIGTPRRRGKYLWLPLEETNQSVLAHLGMSGQLLVQPQDAPDERHLRIRVRFADSLGTELRFVDQRTFGGLSLHDNTPEGLPDVIAHIARDPLDPLFDDEAFHQALRRKRTTIKRALLDQSLISGVGNIYADEALWRARIHYERPTANLTRPVTAELLGHVRDVMNAALAVGGTSFDSLYVNVNGESGYFDRSLDAYGREGLPCKRCGTPMRRRPWMNRSSYFCPRCQRAPRVSS; from the coding sequence ATGCCCGAGTTGCCCGAGGTGGAGGTCGTCCGGCGGGGCCTGGAGCGCTGGGTCGCCCACCGGACCGTCGCCGAGACCGAGGTGCTGCACCCGCGTGCCGTGCGTCGGCATGTCGCGGGGGCCGAGGACTTCGCGCACCGGCTCAAGGGCCACCACATCGGCACGCCCCGGCGGCGCGGCAAGTACCTGTGGCTGCCGCTGGAGGAGACGAACCAGTCCGTCCTCGCCCACCTCGGCATGAGCGGCCAGCTGCTGGTGCAGCCGCAGGACGCGCCGGACGAGAGGCACCTGCGCATCCGGGTCCGGTTCGCCGACTCCCTCGGCACCGAACTCCGCTTCGTCGACCAGCGCACCTTCGGCGGCCTGTCGCTGCACGACAACACCCCCGAGGGCCTGCCCGACGTCATCGCGCACATCGCCCGCGACCCCCTCGACCCGCTCTTCGACGACGAGGCCTTCCACCAGGCGCTGCGCCGCAAGCGGACCACGATCAAACGGGCCCTGCTGGACCAGTCGCTGATCAGCGGGGTCGGCAACATCTACGCGGACGAGGCCCTGTGGCGGGCCCGCATCCACTACGAACGCCCGACGGCGAACCTCACCCGCCCGGTCACGGCGGAGCTGCTCGGGCACGTCCGGGACGTGATGAACGCGGCCCTCGCCGTCGGCGGCACCAGCTTCGACAGCCTGTACGTCAACGTCAACGGCGAGTCCGGCTACTTCGACCGCTCCCTGGACGCGTACGGCCGTGAGGGCCTGCCCTGCAAGCGCTGCGGCACCCCGATGCGGCGCCGCCCGTGGATGAACCGGTCCAGCTACTTCTGCCCGAGGTGTCAGAGGGCGCCGCGCGTCTCGTCGTAA
- a CDS encoding acylphosphatase, whose amino-acid sequence MSEEVRLVAWVRGHVQGVGFRWFTRAKALEIGGLSGFALNLADGRVQVVAEGAREGCEGLLDWLQGSDTPGRVEGVTEIWDTPRGGYDGFAIR is encoded by the coding sequence ATGAGCGAGGAAGTACGACTGGTCGCCTGGGTCCGTGGACACGTGCAGGGCGTGGGTTTCCGCTGGTTCACGCGTGCCAAGGCGCTGGAGATCGGCGGGCTGAGTGGCTTTGCTCTCAATTTGGCCGACGGCCGGGTCCAGGTGGTCGCCGAGGGTGCGCGGGAGGGCTGCGAGGGCCTGCTGGACTGGCTCCAGGGCAGCGACACGCCCGGGCGCGTGGAAGGCGTCACCGAGATCTGGGACACACCCCGCGGCGGTTACGACGGCTTCGCCATCCGGTGA
- the rnc gene encoding ribonuclease III, with translation MRGTVSTPKKNSADNQASSHTLLEGRLGYQVESALLVRALTHRSYAYENGGLPTNERLEFLGDSVLGLVVTDTLYRTHPDLPEGQLAKLRAAVVNSRALAEVGRGLDLGAFIRLGRGEEGTGGRDKASILADTLEAVIGAVYLDQGLDAASELVHRLFDPLIEKSSNLGAGLDWKTSLQELTAIEGLGVPEYLVTETGPDHEKTFTAAARVGGVSYGTGTGRSKKEAEQQAAESAWRSIRAAADERAKSVKEPAREPVKDSADEALAGDDSPSATA, from the coding sequence GTGAGAGGCACTGTGTCCACGCCGAAGAAGAACTCAGCGGACAACCAGGCCTCGTCCCACACGCTTCTGGAAGGGCGGCTCGGCTATCAGGTCGAGTCCGCCCTTCTGGTGCGAGCGCTGACCCACCGTTCCTACGCGTACGAGAACGGCGGTCTGCCGACGAACGAGCGGCTGGAGTTCCTCGGGGACTCCGTGCTCGGCCTCGTCGTCACGGACACGCTGTACCGCACCCACCCCGACCTGCCGGAAGGCCAGCTGGCCAAACTGCGGGCCGCGGTGGTCAACTCGCGTGCGCTGGCGGAAGTGGGGCGCGGCCTCGACCTGGGCGCCTTCATCCGGCTCGGCCGGGGTGAAGAGGGCACGGGCGGCCGGGACAAGGCATCCATCCTCGCCGACACCCTGGAAGCGGTGATCGGCGCGGTCTATCTCGACCAGGGCCTCGACGCGGCCTCCGAACTGGTGCACCGCCTGTTCGACCCGCTGATCGAGAAGTCCTCCAACCTGGGCGCCGGCCTGGACTGGAAGACGTCCCTCCAGGAGCTGACCGCGATCGAGGGGCTCGGCGTGCCCGAGTACCTGGTCACGGAGACCGGCCCCGACCACGAGAAGACCTTCACTGCTGCCGCCCGCGTCGGAGGCGTCTCGTACGGCACCGGCACCGGCCGCAGCAAGAAGGAGGCGGAGCAGCAGGCCGCCGAGTCCGCCTGGCGATCCATCCGGGCCGCCGCGGACGAGCGGGCCAAGTCGGTCAAGGAGCCGGCCAGGGAGCCCGTGAAGGATTCGGCCGACGAAGCCCTCGCGGGCGACGACTCGCCGTCCGCCACCGCCTGA
- a CDS encoding flavodoxin family protein codes for MTTPVVSIAYHSGYGHTAVLAEAVRAGALDAGAEVHLIKVDEITEEQWETLDRSDAIVFGSPTYMGTASGAFHVFAEASSKRWFGQDWKDKLAAGFTNSASKSGDKLHTLQFFQTLAAQHGMHWVNLGLLPGWNSSTASENDLNRLGFFAGAAAQSNNDQGPEGVHKADVATAEHLGRRVTETAKVFARGRTAA; via the coding sequence ATGACCACGCCCGTCGTCTCCATCGCCTACCACTCCGGCTACGGACACACCGCCGTGCTCGCCGAAGCCGTCCGCGCCGGGGCCCTCGACGCGGGTGCCGAGGTGCACCTGATCAAGGTCGACGAGATCACCGAGGAGCAGTGGGAGACGCTGGACCGCTCCGACGCGATCGTGTTCGGCTCGCCCACCTACATGGGCACCGCCTCCGGCGCCTTCCACGTCTTCGCCGAGGCCAGCTCCAAGCGGTGGTTCGGCCAGGACTGGAAGGACAAGCTGGCCGCCGGCTTCACCAACTCCGCCTCCAAGAGCGGCGACAAGCTGCACACCCTGCAGTTCTTCCAGACGCTCGCCGCCCAGCACGGCATGCACTGGGTCAACCTCGGCCTGCTGCCCGGCTGGAACAGCAGCACCGCCTCCGAGAACGACCTCAACCGCCTCGGCTTCTTCGCCGGCGCCGCCGCCCAGAGCAACAACGACCAGGGCCCCGAGGGCGTCCACAAGGCCGACGTGGCCACCGCCGAGCACCTGGGCCGCCGGGTGACCGAGACGGCCAAGGTCTTCGCACGCGGCCGCACCGCCGCGTAA
- a CDS encoding sugar porter family MFS transporter, with translation MTSTAQAPQSGARTAHPEHLGHVIFIAAAAAMGGFLFGYDSSVINGAVEAIRDRYDIGSAALAQVIAIALIGCAIGAATAGRIADRIGRIRCMQIAAVLFTISAVGSALPFALWDLAFWRIVGGFAIGMASVIGPAYIAEVAPPAYRGRLGSFQQAAIVVGIAISQLVNWGLLNAAGGDQRGKLMGLEAWQVMLGVMVVPAVLYGLLSFAIPESPRFLISVGKRDRAREILAEVEGDIDLDARVGEIELAMRSEHKSSFRDLLGGGFFFKPIVWVGIGLSVFQQFVGINVAFYYSSTLWQSVGVDPTDSFFYSFTTSIINIVGTVIAMIFVDRVGRKPLALIGSVGMAVGLALEAWAFSHDLVGGKLPSTQGWTALIAAHVFVLFFALSWGVVVWVMLGEMFPNRIRAAALGVAAAAQWIANWAITASFPSLADWNLSGTYVIYTVFAALSVPFVLKFVKETKGKSLEEMG, from the coding sequence GTGACCAGCACAGCGCAGGCACCCCAGTCAGGAGCCAGGACGGCTCACCCCGAACATCTCGGGCACGTCATCTTCATCGCGGCGGCTGCCGCCATGGGCGGTTTCCTTTTCGGTTACGACAGCTCCGTGATCAACGGCGCCGTCGAGGCCATCCGGGACCGTTACGACATCGGGTCCGCCGCCCTGGCCCAGGTCATCGCGATCGCCCTGATCGGCTGTGCCATCGGCGCCGCCACCGCGGGCCGCATCGCCGACCGCATAGGCCGCATCCGGTGCATGCAGATCGCCGCCGTCCTCTTCACGATCAGCGCCGTCGGCTCCGCTCTGCCCTTCGCGCTGTGGGACCTCGCCTTCTGGCGCATCGTCGGCGGCTTCGCCATCGGCATGGCCTCCGTGATCGGCCCGGCCTACATCGCCGAGGTCGCCCCGCCCGCCTACCGCGGCCGGCTCGGCTCCTTCCAGCAGGCCGCGATCGTCGTCGGCATCGCCATCTCCCAGCTGGTCAACTGGGGCCTGCTCAACGCCGCCGGCGGTGACCAGCGCGGCAAGCTGATGGGCCTGGAGGCCTGGCAGGTCATGCTCGGCGTGATGGTCGTCCCGGCCGTCCTCTACGGCCTGCTCTCCTTCGCGATCCCCGAGTCCCCGCGCTTCCTGATCTCCGTCGGCAAGCGGGACCGTGCCCGCGAGATCCTCGCCGAGGTCGAGGGCGACATCGACCTCGACGCCCGCGTCGGCGAGATCGAGCTCGCCATGAGGAGCGAGCACAAGTCGAGCTTCCGTGACCTGCTCGGCGGCGGCTTCTTCTTCAAGCCGATCGTCTGGGTCGGTATCGGCCTGTCGGTCTTCCAGCAGTTCGTCGGCATCAACGTCGCGTTCTACTACTCCTCGACGCTGTGGCAGTCGGTCGGTGTCGACCCGACGGACTCGTTCTTCTACTCCTTCACGACGTCGATCATCAACATCGTCGGCACCGTGATCGCGATGATCTTCGTGGACCGCGTCGGCCGCAAGCCGCTCGCCCTCATCGGCTCGGTCGGCATGGCCGTCGGCCTCGCCCTGGAGGCCTGGGCGTTCAGCCACGACCTGGTCGGCGGCAAGCTGCCGAGCACGCAGGGCTGGACCGCCCTGATCGCCGCCCACGTGTTCGTCCTCTTCTTCGCCCTGTCCTGGGGCGTGGTCGTCTGGGTCATGCTCGGCGAGATGTTCCCGAACCGGATCCGTGCCGCCGCCCTGGGTGTGGCCGCCGCCGCGCAGTGGATCGCCAACTGGGCCATCACCGCGAGCTTCCCGTCGCTGGCCGACTGGAACCTCTCCGGCACCTACGTGATCTACACCGTCTTCGCCGCGCTCTCCGTCCCGTTCGTCCTGAAGTTCGTCAAGGAGACGAAGGGCAAGTCCCTGGAGGAGATGGGCTGA
- a CDS encoding AAA family ATPase: protein MHLKALTLRGFKSFASATTLRFEPGITCVVGPNGSGKSNVVDALSWVMGEQGAKSLRGGKMEDVIFAGTTGRPPLGRAEVSLTIDNSDGALPIEYAEVTITRIMFRNGGSEYQINGDTCRLLDIQELLSDSGIGREMHVIVGQGQLDSVLHADPMGRRAFIEEAAGVLKHRKRKEKALRKLDAMQANLARVQDLTDELRRQLKPLGRQAAVARRAAVIQADLRDARLRLLADDLVRLREALQAEIADEAALKERKETAEQELKKALHREALLEEEVRRLAPRLQRAQQTWYELSQLAERVRGTVSLADARVKSATSAPPEERRGRDPEDLEREAARIREQEAELEAALEAAQRALDDTVAHRAELERELAAEERRLKDVARAIADRREGLARLSGQVNAARSRAASAQAEIDRLATARDEAQERAVRAQEEYEALQAEVDGLDAGDADLAEQHEAAKRRLAEAEAALSAAREAVTAAERRRAATQARHEALALGLRRKDGTGILLGARDRLTGVLGPAAELLSITPGYEVPLAAALGAAADAIAVTNPAAAAEAIKLLRKQDGGRAALLLSGTHEDTPPGPTGQAPDSDRWAPLRDVGNGATSHSGPADNRPPGTPLHADNRPPATPSHADNRPPATPSHADDRPPGTPLPAADLVRGPADLMPAVRRLLRDTVVVDTLDDAEALVYARPELTAVTAEGDLLGAHFAHGGSAGAPSLLEVQASVDEAAAELAELEVRCRELAEEQRTAAEHRKQAAALVEDLAERRRAADREKSAVAQQLGRLAGQARGAAGEAERSAAAAARAQEALEKAVQEAEELAERLAVAEEMPVEEEPDTSVRDRLAADGANARQTEMEARLQVRTHEERVKGLAGRADALDRAARAEREARARAEQRRARLRHEAAVAEAVASGARQLLAHVEVSLARAEQERSAAEAAKARGEQELAAARTAGRELKAELDKLTDSVHRGEVLGAEKRLRIEQLETRALEELGVEPEGLVAEYGPHQLVPPSPPADGEQLPEDPEHPRHQPRPFVRAEQEKRLKAAERAYQQLGKVNPLALEEFAALEERHKFLSEQLEDLKKTRADLLQVVKEVDERVEQVFTEAYRDTAREFEGVFSRLFPGGEGRLVLTDPDNMLTTGVDVEARPPGKKVKRLSLLSGGERSLTAVALLVSIFKARPSPFYVMDEVEAALDDTNLQRLIRIMQELQEASQLIVITHQKRTMEVADALYGVSMQGDGVSKVISQRLR from the coding sequence GTGCACCTCAAGGCCCTGACCCTCCGCGGGTTCAAGTCGTTCGCCTCGGCAACCACGCTCCGCTTCGAACCCGGGATCACGTGTGTCGTCGGACCGAACGGTTCGGGCAAGTCCAACGTCGTGGACGCGCTCAGCTGGGTCATGGGCGAACAGGGCGCCAAGTCGCTGCGCGGCGGCAAGATGGAGGACGTCATCTTCGCCGGCACCACCGGCCGTCCGCCGCTGGGCCGCGCCGAGGTGTCCCTGACCATCGACAACTCCGACGGGGCGCTGCCCATCGAGTACGCCGAGGTCACCATCACGCGGATCATGTTCCGCAACGGCGGCAGCGAGTACCAGATCAACGGCGACACCTGCCGTCTGCTCGACATCCAGGAACTCCTCTCCGACTCCGGCATCGGCCGCGAGATGCACGTCATCGTCGGCCAGGGCCAGCTCGACTCCGTCCTGCACGCCGACCCCATGGGCCGCCGCGCCTTCATCGAGGAGGCGGCCGGCGTCCTCAAGCACCGCAAGCGCAAGGAGAAGGCGCTGCGGAAGCTGGACGCGATGCAGGCCAACCTCGCGCGCGTGCAGGACCTCACCGACGAGCTGCGGCGCCAGCTCAAGCCCCTGGGCCGCCAGGCGGCGGTGGCCCGCCGGGCCGCCGTCATCCAGGCCGACCTGCGCGACGCCCGCCTGCGGCTGCTCGCCGACGACCTCGTCCGGCTGCGCGAAGCCCTCCAGGCCGAGATCGCCGACGAAGCCGCCCTGAAGGAGCGCAAGGAGACCGCCGAGCAGGAACTGAAAAAGGCCCTGCACCGCGAGGCCCTGCTGGAGGAGGAGGTCCGCCGGCTCGCTCCCCGCCTCCAGCGCGCCCAGCAGACCTGGTACGAGCTGTCCCAGCTGGCCGAGCGGGTGCGCGGCACCGTCTCGCTGGCCGACGCCCGGGTCAAGAGCGCCACCTCCGCCCCGCCCGAGGAGCGGCGCGGCCGGGACCCGGAGGACCTGGAGCGCGAGGCCGCCCGCATCCGCGAGCAGGAGGCCGAGCTGGAGGCCGCCCTGGAGGCGGCCCAGCGTGCGCTGGACGACACCGTCGCCCACCGCGCCGAGCTGGAGCGGGAACTGGCGGCCGAGGAACGCCGGCTGAAGGACGTCGCCCGCGCCATCGCGGACCGCCGCGAAGGGCTGGCCCGCCTCTCCGGGCAGGTCAACGCGGCCCGCTCGCGCGCCGCCTCCGCCCAGGCCGAGATCGACCGGCTGGCCACGGCCCGCGACGAGGCCCAGGAACGCGCGGTCCGCGCCCAGGAGGAGTACGAGGCCCTCCAGGCCGAGGTCGACGGGCTCGACGCCGGCGATGCCGACCTGGCCGAGCAGCACGAGGCCGCGAAACGGCGGCTCGCCGAGGCCGAGGCCGCCCTGAGCGCGGCCCGCGAGGCGGTCACCGCGGCCGAACGCCGGCGCGCCGCGACCCAGGCCCGCCATGAGGCGCTGGCGCTGGGCCTCCGGCGCAAGGACGGCACCGGAATACTGCTGGGTGCCCGTGACCGGCTCACCGGGGTCCTGGGCCCGGCGGCGGAGCTGCTGAGCATCACCCCCGGCTACGAGGTCCCCCTGGCCGCGGCCCTCGGCGCGGCAGCGGACGCGATCGCCGTGACGAACCCCGCAGCAGCGGCCGAGGCGATCAAACTCCTGCGCAAGCAGGACGGCGGCCGAGCGGCACTCCTCCTGTCGGGCACGCACGAGGACACGCCCCCCGGGCCCACGGGACAGGCACCCGACAGCGACAGGTGGGCGCCCCTCAGGGACGTGGGGAACGGCGCGACCAGCCACAGCGGACCCGCGGACAACCGACCGCCCGGCACTCCTCTCCACGCGGACAACCGGCCACCCGCCACCCCCTCCCACGCGGACAACCGGCCACCCGCCACCCCCTCCCACGCGGACGACCGGCCACCCGGCACCCCCCTCCCCGCGGCCGACCTCGTCCGCGGCCCCGCCGACCTCATGCCCGCCGTACGCCGGCTCCTGCGCGACACCGTCGTGGTGGACACCCTGGACGACGCCGAGGCCCTGGTCTACGCCCGCCCGGAACTGACCGCCGTAACCGCCGAAGGCGACCTCCTGGGCGCCCACTTCGCGCACGGCGGCTCCGCCGGCGCCCCCAGCCTGCTGGAGGTGCAGGCCTCCGTGGACGAGGCCGCAGCCGAGCTTGCCGAGCTGGAGGTGCGCTGCCGAGAGCTGGCCGAGGAGCAGCGGACCGCGGCCGAGCACCGCAAGCAGGCCGCGGCCCTCGTGGAAGACCTCGCGGAGCGCCGGCGGGCCGCCGACCGGGAGAAGTCGGCCGTGGCCCAGCAGCTGGGCCGCCTGGCCGGACAGGCCCGGGGTGCCGCGGGGGAGGCCGAGCGGTCGGCCGCGGCGGCGGCCCGCGCGCAGGAGGCGCTGGAGAAGGCCGTACAGGAGGCCGAGGAGCTGGCCGAGCGGCTGGCCGTCGCCGAGGAGATGCCGGTGGAGGAGGAGCCGGACACCTCGGTGCGGGACCGGCTCGCCGCCGACGGGGCCAACGCCCGGCAGACCGAGATGGAGGCCCGTCTCCAGGTCCGTACGCACGAGGAGCGGGTCAAGGGGCTCGCCGGCCGCGCCGACGCGCTGGACCGGGCGGCCCGGGCGGAGCGCGAGGCACGCGCGCGTGCCGAGCAGCGGCGGGCCCGGCTGCGGCACGAGGCGGCGGTCGCGGAGGCCGTCGCCTCCGGCGCCCGGCAGCTGCTCGCGCACGTCGAGGTGTCCCTGGCCCGGGCCGAGCAGGAGCGTTCAGCGGCCGAGGCCGCCAAGGCCCGGGGCGAGCAGGAGCTGGCCGCCGCCCGCACGGCGGGCCGCGAACTGAAGGCCGAACTCGACAAGTTGACGGATTCGGTTCACCGGGGCGAGGTACTCGGCGCCGAGAAGCGGCTGCGCATCGAGCAGCTGGAGACCAGGGCGCTGGAGGAACTGGGTGTCGAACCGGAGGGACTGGTGGCGGAGTACGGACCGCACCAGCTCGTGCCTCCCTCGCCCCCCGCCGACGGCGAGCAGCTGCCCGAGGACCCCGAGCACCCGCGGCACCAGCCGCGCCCCTTCGTCCGCGCCGAGCAGGAGAAACGGCTCAAGGCGGCCGAGCGGGCGTACCAGCAGCTGGGCAAGGTCAACCCGCTGGCGCTGGAGGAGTTCGCGGCGCTGGAGGAGCGGCACAAGTTCCTGAGCGAACAGCTGGAGGACCTGAAGAAGACCCGCGCCGACCTGCTCCAGGTGGTCAAGGAGGTCGACGAGCGCGTCGAGCAGGTGTTCACCGAGGCGTACCGGGACACCGCCCGCGAGTTCGAGGGCGTCTTCAGCCGGCTGTTCCCGGGCGGTGAGGGCCGCCTGGTGCTGACCGACCCCGACAACATGCTCACCACGGGTGTGGACGTCGAGGCGCGGCCGCCGGGCAAGAAGGTCAAGCGGCTGTCGCTGCTCTCGGGCGGCGAGCGGTCGCTGACGGCCGTCGCGCTGCTGGTGTCGATCTTCAAGGCCCGGCCGAGTCCCTTCTACGTCATGGACGAGGTCGAGGCGGCGCTGGACGACACCAACCTGCAGCGGCTGATCCGGATCATGCAGGAGCTGCAGGAGGCCTCGCAGCTGATCGTGATCACGCACCAGAAGCGCACGATGGAGGTCGCCGACGCGCTCTACGGCGTCTCCATGCAGGGCGATGGTGTGTCGAAGGTCATCTCCCAGCGACTGCGGTAA